In Pseudochaenichthys georgianus unplaced genomic scaffold, fPseGeo1.2 scaffold_531_arrow_ctg1, whole genome shotgun sequence, one DNA window encodes the following:
- the LOC117443071 gene encoding CD276 antigen-like isoform X2 produces the protein MVHFGVFVLGFSLALWSFTAAHTEDKGTFVVNVAQASYQAEENQNITLEWTFSTRTDTSLRSISTLCYLYTEDRTSVLFELRGGDEVPESQDPHFAGRVKWDKDVLTEGRLTLHVSRLRTSDSGFYRCDVLVIPDGSSSMRCWVNVTEAKPNSTLKTELQTPDPNQETDVKDACCTEGLWVRTSSSNKFLHLN, from the exons ATGGTTCACTTCGGGGTTTTCGTGCTGGGCTTCTCTTTGGCTCTCTGGAGCTTCACGGCAGCTCACACAGAGGATAAAG GAACATTTGTAGTGAATGTGGCTCAGGCTTCCTATCAGGCAGAGGAGAACCAGAACATCACCCTGGAGTGGACCTTCAGCACCAGAACAGACACTTCCCTCAGATCCATTTCTACCCTCTGTTACCTGTATACTGAGGACCGAACCTCAGTTCTGTTTGAACTACGTGGAGGGGATGAAGTCCCAGAGTCTCAGGATCCACACTTTGCAGGACGAGTCAAGTGGGACAAAGACGTCCTCACAGAAGGACGCCTCACTCTTCATGTCTCCAGACTCAGGACCAGTGACTCTGGGTTTTATCGGTGTGACGTACTCGTCATACCTGATGGGAGTAGCTCGATGAGATGCTGGGTCAACGTCACTG AAGCAAAACCCAACAGCACATTGAAGACAGAATTACAAACTCCAGATCCAAACCAAGAGACGGATGTTAAAG ATGCCTGTTGCACTGAAGGATTGTGGGTTCGAACTTCCTCGTCTAACAAGTTTTTGCACTTAAATTAA
- the LOC117443071 gene encoding uncharacterized protein isoform X1: protein MVHFGVFVLGFSLALWSFTAAHTEDKGTFVVNVAQASYQAEENQNITLEWTFSTRTDTSLRSISTLCYLYTEDRTSVLFELRGGDEVPESQDPHFAGRVKWDKDVLTEGRLTLHVSRLRTSDSGFYRCDVLVIPDGSSSMRCWVNVTEAKPNSTLKTELQTPDPNQETDVKVGRPPLRTLVLCACIVLVVVVAGFGVTHFLLKRCAREKETKRCII from the exons ATGGTTCACTTCGGGGTTTTCGTGCTGGGCTTCTCTTTGGCTCTCTGGAGCTTCACGGCAGCTCACACAGAGGATAAAG GAACATTTGTAGTGAATGTGGCTCAGGCTTCCTATCAGGCAGAGGAGAACCAGAACATCACCCTGGAGTGGACCTTCAGCACCAGAACAGACACTTCCCTCAGATCCATTTCTACCCTCTGTTACCTGTATACTGAGGACCGAACCTCAGTTCTGTTTGAACTACGTGGAGGGGATGAAGTCCCAGAGTCTCAGGATCCACACTTTGCAGGACGAGTCAAGTGGGACAAAGACGTCCTCACAGAAGGACGCCTCACTCTTCATGTCTCCAGACTCAGGACCAGTGACTCTGGGTTTTATCGGTGTGACGTACTCGTCATACCTGATGGGAGTAGCTCGATGAGATGCTGGGTCAACGTCACTG AAGCAAAACCCAACAGCACATTGAAGACAGAATTACAAACTCCAGATCCAAACCAAGAGACGGATGTTAAAG TTGGTCGGCCTCCACTGCGGACCCTGGTTCTCTGCGCCTGCATCGTGCTCGTCGTGGTAGTTGCTGGGTTTGGAGTCACACACTTCCTTTTAAAGCGATGTGCACGTGAGAAGGAAACCAAACGTTGCATCATTTGA